A single genomic interval of Scylla paramamosain isolate STU-SP2022 chromosome 4, ASM3559412v1, whole genome shotgun sequence harbors:
- the LOC135099959 gene encoding histone-lysine N-methyltransferase 2D-like isoform X2, with product MTDKGVTIERSPSGLGIGVFSPHLAGSGGAPWEQQQQQQQQNALITKLAATPPNRLSRNTDSLEKERRNRKLDDKSSVNRNCGCGGWARAVQLEHDLAELKITHGNLLTGLHQQIDALKQKNRDLTFQLLMGPYASQVKQDIPFSPESDEASSPKNEKPAEIEANNQSVSPSAPILTVPATGATTTLTDTTEAAAKTLPSPQPFINGDFVVRRSLRGRSGRGDPRLVRSLDLELLEEAADHTRRLLEEERAKNKYLTTLVEDLKRSREREGGTTFPAITSGPLQQQQQQHAQQQQQQQQPQQQQHQQQPQQQHQQHQQRGRGRHFGRGRTRQRQHGQHQPEQQQQFHYQQQQHHNPHAEQQQHEGRQGRETAEMNGEHKPRATDQTQNQGPSSSGRASGRPSLHRDDSRGRQDYSRTPASPREAPTGRHGTQYKRSGPEGADASQSEEGRVASGHDPENRLETRSKGRGRTHRRGGRGRPRKEKATIPQDYTESEQ from the exons ATGACGGACAAGGGTGTGACAATCGAGCGCTCCCCGTCAGGTCTGGGAATAGGGGTATTCTCACCTCACCTGGCAGGCAGCGGAGGCGCGCCttgggagcagcagcagcagcagcaacagcagaatgCCCTTATTACCAAGCTGGCAGCCACACCCCCGAACCGACTCAGCCGCAACACTGACAGCCtcgagaaggagaggaggaacagaaagctGGATGACAAGAGCAGCGTT AACCGGAACTGCGGGTGTGGCGGATGGGCACGTGCGGTCCAGCTGGAGCACGACCTGGCGGAGCTGAAGATCACCCATGGCAATCTGCTGACGGGCCTCCACCAGCAGATCGATGCCCTGAAGCAGAAGAACAGGG ATCTGACTTTCCAGCTGCTGATGGGTCCTTACGCCAGCCAGGTGAAGCAGGACATTCCCTTCAGCCCGGAGAGTGATGAAGCCTCCTCCCccaag AATGAAAAGCCAGCAGAGATTGAGGCAAACAACCAGAGTGTTTCCCCCTCCGCTCCCATTCTCACTGTTCCCGCCACAGGCGCTACCACAACCCTCACCGACACCACCGAGGCCGCCGCCAAGACACTGCCCTCTCCGCAGCCCTTCATCAACGGCGACTTTGTTGTCAG ACGCTCCCTGCGAGGCCGATCCGGACGCGGAGACCCCCGCCTGGTACGCTCCCTTGATCTGGAGCTGCTAGAGGAGGCGGCGGACCACACGCGCCGCCTCTTGGAGGAGGAACGCGCCAAGAACAAGTACCTCACTACTCTCGTCGAGGACCTCAAGAG GTCAAGAGAACGCGAAGGAGGAACAACATTCCCTGCTATAACTTCGGGTCCtcttcagcagcagcagcagcaacatgcacaacagcagcagcagcagcagcaaccacagcaacaacagcatcaacaacagccacagcaacagcatcagcagcatcagcagcgtGGCCGGGGGAGGCACTTCGGCAGAGGACGAACAAGACAACGCCAGCACGGACAGCATCAGccagaacagcagcagcaatttcactatcagcagcagcagcaccataaTCCACAcgcagagcagcagcagcacgaggGTCGTCAGGGGAGAGAGACAGCTGAGATGAACGGCGAACACAAGCCTAGAGCGACAGACCAAACCCAGAATCAGGGCCCATCGTCCTCAGGGCGGGCCTCGGGGCGGCCTTCTTTACATCGGGATGACTCTCGGGGAAGGCAGGACTATTCTCGAACTCCGGCGTCCCCCCGAGAGGCTCCGACAGGGCGGCACGGGACCCAATACAAACGAAGTGGCCCTGAAGGTGCTGATGCCTCTCAGTCTGAGGAGGGGCGTGTGGCTTCCGGCCACGACCCTGAAAACAGACTGGAAACGCGCAGCAAGGGGCGTGGTCGAACACACCGAAGAGGGGGCCGGGGACGGCCCCGCAAGGAGAAGGCAACCATACCGCAAGACTACACAGAAAGCGAGCAGTAG
- the LOC135099959 gene encoding mastermind-like protein 2 isoform X1 — protein sequence MTDKGVTIERSPSGLGIGVFSPHLAGSGGAPWEQQQQQQQQNALITKLAATPPNRLSRNTDSLEKERRNRKLDDKSSVNRNCGCGGWARAVQLEHDLAELKITHGNLLTGLHQQIDALKQKNRDLTFQLLMGPYASQVKQDIPFSPESDEASSPKNEKPAEIEANNQSVSPSAPILTVPATGATTTLTDTTEAAAKTLPSPQPFINGDFVVRRSLRGRSGRGDPRLVRSLDLELLEEAADHTRRLLEEERAKNKYLTTLVEDLKRQAREAAGEGSGLPHPTTRVGAPPQLPPPRPPPRPPPRTGDPAPRATLHASPHTRQVGQRDISPRGLQVDRLLGASSPLPKRSVDSKSQAEREPRFPPLRQQFQQQERSGKPPPHTVSPTHRRMADRSREREGGTTFPAITSGPLQQQQQQHAQQQQQQQQPQQQQHQQQPQQQHQQHQQRGRGRHFGRGRTRQRQHGQHQPEQQQQFHYQQQQHHNPHAEQQQHEGRQGRETAEMNGEHKPRATDQTQNQGPSSSGRASGRPSLHRDDSRGRQDYSRTPASPREAPTGRHGTQYKRSGPEGADASQSEEGRVASGHDPENRLETRSKGRGRTHRRGGRGRPRKEKATIPQDYTESEQ from the exons ATGACGGACAAGGGTGTGACAATCGAGCGCTCCCCGTCAGGTCTGGGAATAGGGGTATTCTCACCTCACCTGGCAGGCAGCGGAGGCGCGCCttgggagcagcagcagcagcagcaacagcagaatgCCCTTATTACCAAGCTGGCAGCCACACCCCCGAACCGACTCAGCCGCAACACTGACAGCCtcgagaaggagaggaggaacagaaagctGGATGACAAGAGCAGCGTT AACCGGAACTGCGGGTGTGGCGGATGGGCACGTGCGGTCCAGCTGGAGCACGACCTGGCGGAGCTGAAGATCACCCATGGCAATCTGCTGACGGGCCTCCACCAGCAGATCGATGCCCTGAAGCAGAAGAACAGGG ATCTGACTTTCCAGCTGCTGATGGGTCCTTACGCCAGCCAGGTGAAGCAGGACATTCCCTTCAGCCCGGAGAGTGATGAAGCCTCCTCCCccaag AATGAAAAGCCAGCAGAGATTGAGGCAAACAACCAGAGTGTTTCCCCCTCCGCTCCCATTCTCACTGTTCCCGCCACAGGCGCTACCACAACCCTCACCGACACCACCGAGGCCGCCGCCAAGACACTGCCCTCTCCGCAGCCCTTCATCAACGGCGACTTTGTTGTCAG ACGCTCCCTGCGAGGCCGATCCGGACGCGGAGACCCCCGCCTGGTACGCTCCCTTGATCTGGAGCTGCTAGAGGAGGCGGCGGACCACACGCGCCGCCTCTTGGAGGAGGAACGCGCCAAGAACAAGTACCTCACTACTCTCGTCGAGGACCTCAAGAG GCAAGCACGCGAGGCAGCTGGTGAGGGCTCGGGCCTCCCGCACCCCACCACCAGGGTAGGAGCGCCCCCGCAGCTGCCTCCGCCACGcccccctccccgccctccaCCACGCACAGGAGACCCAGCACCCCGCGCCACCCTGCACGCCTCCCCACACACCAGACAA GTGGGCCAACGCGATATATCGCCTCGAGGCTTGCAGGTGGACAGGTTGCTGGGGGCTTCCTCGCCTCTTCCTAAACGCAGCGTAGATTCCAAGTCACAAGCTGAACGCGAGCCTCGCTTCCCGCCGCTCCGCCAACAGTTCCAACAGCAAGAGCGTAGCGGTAAGCCACCGCCGCACACCGTCAGCCCCACGCACCGCAGGATGGCAGACAG GTCAAGAGAACGCGAAGGAGGAACAACATTCCCTGCTATAACTTCGGGTCCtcttcagcagcagcagcagcaacatgcacaacagcagcagcagcagcagcaaccacagcaacaacagcatcaacaacagccacagcaacagcatcagcagcatcagcagcgtGGCCGGGGGAGGCACTTCGGCAGAGGACGAACAAGACAACGCCAGCACGGACAGCATCAGccagaacagcagcagcaatttcactatcagcagcagcagcaccataaTCCACAcgcagagcagcagcagcacgaggGTCGTCAGGGGAGAGAGACAGCTGAGATGAACGGCGAACACAAGCCTAGAGCGACAGACCAAACCCAGAATCAGGGCCCATCGTCCTCAGGGCGGGCCTCGGGGCGGCCTTCTTTACATCGGGATGACTCTCGGGGAAGGCAGGACTATTCTCGAACTCCGGCGTCCCCCCGAGAGGCTCCGACAGGGCGGCACGGGACCCAATACAAACGAAGTGGCCCTGAAGGTGCTGATGCCTCTCAGTCTGAGGAGGGGCGTGTGGCTTCCGGCCACGACCCTGAAAACAGACTGGAAACGCGCAGCAAGGGGCGTGGTCGAACACACCGAAGAGGGGGCCGGGGACGGCCCCGCAAGGAGAAGGCAACCATACCGCAAGACTACACAGAAAGCGAGCAGTAG